From one bacterium genomic stretch:
- a CDS encoding protease complex subunit PrcB family protein has product MKTRNSLYLLLISFLLLAGCDAFQDADPYPYDVLAQGTSSGIRTPVEQIIDTRTEWQQFWQMHTSRTSPPLPLPEVDFAASLLVALYAGDQPTNGYSIAIIAVREKNSDVRIDYRIAGSGGPLPTVTQPFAILRMQRPTGGISIRKG; this is encoded by the coding sequence ATGAAAACGAGAAATTCTTTATATCTGTTACTGATTTCGTTCTTGCTACTTGCCGGTTGTGATGCTTTTCAGGACGCTGATCCTTACCCCTATGATGTTTTGGCGCAAGGAACAAGTAGTGGCATCAGGACTCCGGTGGAGCAAATCATAGACACGAGAACTGAGTGGCAGCAGTTCTGGCAAATGCACACATCGCGAACAAGTCCTCCGCTACCGCTTCCGGAAGTCGATTTTGCTGCTTCTCTGCTTGTCGCGCTCTATGCCGGCGACCAACCGACCAACGGCTACTCCATTGCCATCATCGCTGTAAGAGAAAAAAATTCCGATGTGCGCATCGACTACAGAATAGCCGGGTCCGGGGGTCCGCTTCCCACTGTAACTCAACCCTTTGCGATTTTGAGAATGCAAAGGCCAACAGGAGGCATCAGCATCAGGAAAGGCTAA
- a CDS encoding PEGA domain-containing protein, translating into MKVLRLALLLLFCAAFLVNALESEDSDKKTATVWVNCSPEGADIFVDDAFVGNAPAVLKIEAGKHEIRISLNGYEDWKRPVDILADSELTLSPTLTKKQNSTTPAWNPESPRPGIQFDTATRLEGKQFYILPPAYVRLTSRDPMLHFDETKGKYYTLHAPSGFIYEFRDYNESKGRFGKIYRELIAIRDVDWTGKTATLIVDAVNKPKRSGVVHFRFSSDKVFWKLFNQCFATSLP; encoded by the coding sequence ATGAAAGTGCTCCGTCTCGCTTTGCTACTACTCTTTTGCGCTGCATTTTTGGTGAACGCGCTGGAATCAGAAGACTCTGACAAAAAAACTGCTACCGTCTGGGTTAATTGTTCTCCTGAAGGGGCTGATATCTTCGTGGATGATGCCTTTGTTGGAAACGCGCCCGCGGTCCTTAAAATTGAAGCCGGCAAGCATGAAATCCGAATTAGCTTGAATGGATATGAGGACTGGAAAAGACCGGTCGATATTCTGGCTGATTCCGAACTTACTTTGAGTCCCACTCTCACAAAGAAACAGAATTCCACTACTCCGGCATGGAATCCCGAATCGCCCCGGCCCGGTATTCAATTTGACACAGCAACCAGGTTGGAAGGAAAGCAATTTTACATCTTACCTCCGGCCTACGTGCGCCTCACCAGCAGAGATCCGATGCTGCATTTTGACGAAACCAAAGGAAAGTACTATACGTTGCATGCTCCCAGTGGTTTCATCTATGAATTTCGGGATTACAACGAATCAAAAGGCAGATTCGGAAAAATATACCGTGAATTGATAGCAATCCGCGATGTTGATTGGACAGGCAAGACTGCGACGCTCATTGTAGACGCAGTAAATAAGCCAAAACGAAGTGGGGTTGTCCATTTTCGATTTTCGTCGGATAAAGTTTTCTGGAAACTTTTTAATCAGTGCTTCGCCACATCACTCCCATAA
- a CDS encoding vanadium-dependent haloperoxidase, whose translation MNSEIKFASILSFIFIIFACFAGTTSATDVEAQGFRRGHREALGARFDASASQEKQAIEPAAGLDLIHRWNSIAINASGLDHTPVAQGENRVFGEQLGPGRSSRAIAIVHIAIVDVLNAIVGGYESYTGIASAPADASSDAAIAQAANDTLMVLFPSQKKSFDHLLAQDLNQIPNGPAKSHGVHLGKKEAKAILVLRTPDGSQQAEQRVGIEFICSIKPGKWRQDPISMIPLALGAYWKNVQPFVIRSATQFRVSPPPALASPEYAAAFKEVKALGGNGKNTPTRRTKEQTRIGIYWAYDGTPSLCAPPRLYNQIAMQIADQMGTNGIELARLLALVNTAMADAGVAIWESKYHYQFWRPITGIREADIGTGPTGAGDGNPATHGDPKFLPLGAPASNLQGPNFTPPFPAYPSRHAGFGGALFEILRKFYKTDNIAFTFVSDEFNGVTMNHRGRVRPLIPRSFSSLSQAEEENGQSRIYLGIHWAFDKTKGIEQGRRVADYVFKKAFVPAQ comes from the coding sequence ATGAATTCTGAAATCAAGTTCGCAAGCATTTTAAGCTTCATCTTTATAATTTTTGCATGTTTTGCAGGAACGACTTCTGCAACAGATGTCGAAGCTCAGGGGTTTCGGCGCGGCCACCGGGAGGCGCTGGGAGCGCGTTTCGACGCCTCCGCGTCACAGGAAAAGCAGGCCATAGAACCGGCAGCCGGTCTGGACTTAATTCATCGTTGGAACTCGATTGCCATCAATGCAAGTGGACTCGATCATACGCCGGTGGCACAAGGTGAAAACCGTGTTTTTGGCGAACAGTTAGGCCCCGGACGTTCCAGCCGGGCGATTGCAATCGTTCACATCGCGATCGTTGATGTGTTAAATGCTATCGTTGGCGGTTATGAAAGTTATACTGGCATTGCTTCAGCGCCTGCCGACGCTTCTTCAGACGCCGCCATTGCGCAGGCTGCTAATGATACTCTCATGGTGCTCTTTCCATCGCAGAAAAAGAGTTTCGATCACCTTCTTGCCCAAGATTTAAATCAAATTCCAAACGGGCCCGCCAAGTCGCATGGTGTTCATCTCGGGAAGAAAGAGGCAAAGGCCATTTTGGTTCTTAGAACACCGGACGGCTCACAACAGGCGGAGCAGCGCGTCGGCATTGAATTCATCTGCAGCATAAAGCCCGGCAAATGGCGTCAGGACCCGATTAGCATGATCCCGCTCGCGCTGGGAGCATACTGGAAAAATGTCCAGCCATTTGTAATTAGGTCCGCCACTCAATTCCGAGTTTCGCCTCCGCCTGCTTTGGCTAGCCCGGAGTACGCCGCTGCGTTCAAAGAGGTAAAAGCTCTTGGAGGTAACGGAAAAAATACGCCGACGCGTCGCACAAAAGAGCAGACCAGGATCGGAATCTACTGGGCTTATGATGGAACCCCAAGTCTCTGTGCGCCACCGCGGTTGTACAACCAGATTGCGATGCAAATTGCCGACCAGATGGGCACGAATGGTATCGAGCTTGCTCGTCTGTTAGCTCTTGTGAACACGGCAATGGCTGATGCGGGGGTCGCGATTTGGGAGTCCAAGTATCATTACCAGTTTTGGCGCCCGATCACCGGGATTCGCGAAGCCGATATAGGAACAGGGCCTACTGGCGCCGGCGATGGCAATCCCGCGACTCACGGAGACCCGAAGTTCTTACCGCTCGGAGCTCCTGCCAGCAACCTGCAGGGTCCCAACTTCACGCCGCCTTTTCCTGCTTACCCATCCAGACATGCAGGTTTCGGGGGCGCACTCTTCGAAATCCTGCGCAAGTTCTACAAAACTGACAATATTGCTTTCACGTTTGTATCCGATGAGTTCAATGGTGTAACAATGAACCATCGCGGACGTGTTCGCCCGCTCATTCCTCGCAGTTTTTCCTCACTCTCGCAGGCTGAAGAAGAAAATGGACAGAGCCGAATTTACCTGGGGATCCATTGGGCCTTTGATAAAACGAAAGGGATCGAGCAGGGCAGACGTGTCGCAGATTACGTATTTAAGAAAGCTTTCGTACCAGCGCAATGA